A stretch of the Tardiphaga sp. 709 genome encodes the following:
- a CDS encoding sn-glycerol-3-phosphate import ATP-binding protein UgpC, with translation MANVSLRNVRKTYPGGFEAIKGIDFEIGDGQFCVLVGPSGCGKSTLLRMVAGLETITSGEVDIGGRIVNEIEPADRDIAMVFQNYALYPHMSVYNNMAYGLRNRGMPKPEIDTRVREAAQTLELAGMLDRKPRQLSGGQRQRVAMGRAIVRQPKVFLFDEPLSNLDAKLRVAMRVEIRKLQRRLKTTSIYVTHDQLEAMTLADILVVMNGGQVEQIGSPLDIYRKPATTFVASFIGAPPMNLIKLSGDEIRAQFAGDSRSAAEAGILGVRPEDLAISGEAAADGGITLNLTVEAIERVGAETFVYGTRARAEKAVSATPGELPEGEVIVRIPGQDAPAIGASIRATASPDKLHLFSANGRNRIDI, from the coding sequence ATGGCCAATGTTTCGCTGCGCAACGTCCGCAAGACCTATCCCGGCGGCTTCGAGGCCATCAAGGGCATCGATTTCGAAATCGGTGACGGCCAATTCTGCGTGCTCGTCGGGCCAAGCGGCTGCGGCAAGTCAACCTTGCTGCGCATGGTTGCCGGCCTCGAAACCATCACTTCCGGCGAGGTCGATATTGGCGGCCGTATCGTCAACGAGATCGAGCCGGCGGATCGCGACATCGCCATGGTGTTCCAGAACTACGCGCTTTATCCGCATATGAGCGTCTACAACAACATGGCTTATGGCCTGCGCAACAGGGGTATGCCGAAGCCGGAGATCGATACGCGCGTGCGCGAAGCCGCGCAGACGCTCGAACTCGCCGGCATGCTCGATCGCAAGCCCAGACAATTGTCCGGCGGGCAGCGCCAGCGCGTTGCCATGGGCCGCGCCATCGTCCGGCAGCCGAAAGTGTTCCTGTTCGACGAACCACTGTCGAATCTCGACGCCAAGCTGCGCGTCGCCATGCGGGTCGAAATCCGCAAGCTGCAACGTCGCCTGAAGACGACCTCGATTTACGTCACCCATGACCAGCTGGAGGCGATGACGCTGGCCGATATTCTGGTGGTGATGAATGGCGGCCAGGTCGAGCAGATCGGCAGTCCCCTCGATATCTACCGCAAACCGGCGACCACTTTCGTCGCTTCCTTCATCGGCGCGCCCCCGATGAACCTGATCAAGCTGAGCGGCGATGAGATCCGTGCACAGTTCGCCGGCGACAGCCGCAGCGCTGCCGAGGCCGGTATACTGGGCGTCCGGCCGGAAGACCTTGCAATCTCCGGCGAGGCGGCAGCTGACGGCGGCATCACGCTGAACCTGACGGTCGAGGCCATCGAGCGGGTGGGCGCGGAAACCTTCGTCTATGGCACCCGGGCGCGGGCCGAGAAGGCCGTCAGCGCCACGCCAGGCGAGCTGCCCGAGGGCGAGGTCATCGTGCGTATCCCCGGCCAGGATGCCCCGGCCATCGGTGCTTCGATCCGCGCCACGGCTTCCCCCGACAAACTGCACCTGTTCAGCGCTAACGGCCGCAACCGGATCGATATCTGA